Proteins found in one Terriglobia bacterium genomic segment:
- a CDS encoding MoxR family ATPase yields METIQRVVTAEAASVEKLGRSYRQILTELRKVIVAQDAVVEQVMICLLVGAHSMITGVPGLAKTLLIKTMAGILDLRFKRIQFTPDLMPADITGTDIIQEDVTTGKRQLAFVKGPIFTNILLADEINRTPPKTQAALLEAMEELQVTVQGTTYIMDRPFFVLATQNPIELEGTYPLPEAQLDRFMFNIIIEYLNEDDELQVVNETTILKQPDIIRTLTGEDILEFQRLVRRVPVPDSVARYAVTLVRASRPDNGGLDFVKEWVNWGASLRASQYLVLGGKARALLNGRFNVSIEDIQALASPVMRHRILTNFHAESQKITTDEIIRRLLQTVPTPKSGL; encoded by the coding sequence ATGGAGACAATCCAGCGGGTAGTAACGGCAGAAGCGGCGTCAGTGGAGAAGCTGGGCCGCAGCTATCGCCAGATCCTGACAGAATTGAGAAAAGTCATCGTCGCCCAGGATGCAGTCGTCGAGCAGGTGATGATCTGCCTGCTCGTAGGCGCTCATTCCATGATAACGGGCGTCCCCGGGCTGGCCAAAACCCTCTTGATCAAAACCATGGCCGGCATTCTGGATCTGCGTTTCAAGCGCATCCAGTTCACCCCCGACCTGATGCCTGCCGACATCACGGGAACGGACATCATCCAGGAAGATGTCACCACCGGGAAGCGCCAGCTGGCCTTCGTTAAAGGCCCGATCTTCACCAACATCTTGCTCGCCGACGAGATCAATCGCACGCCGCCCAAGACCCAGGCCGCCTTGCTGGAGGCGATGGAGGAACTGCAGGTGACCGTCCAGGGGACTACCTACATCATGGACCGGCCCTTCTTCGTTCTGGCGACTCAGAACCCGATTGAGCTCGAGGGTACCTATCCTCTGCCGGAAGCACAGCTCGACCGGTTCATGTTTAACATCATCATAGAGTATCTCAACGAGGACGACGAACTGCAGGTAGTCAACGAAACCACAATCCTGAAGCAGCCCGACATCATCCGGACCCTGACGGGTGAGGACATTCTGGAGTTTCAAAGACTGGTCCGCCGGGTGCCCGTACCCGATTCGGTTGCTCGTTATGCTGTGACGCTGGTGCGGGCCAGCCGCCCGGACAATGGGGGGCTTGATTTCGTCAAGGAGTGGGTGAACTGGGGTGCCAGCCTGCGTGCGTCTCAGTACCTCGTGCTCGGCGGTAAAGCCCGGGCGCTGTTGAACGGCCGTTTCAACGTGTCAATCGAGGATATCCAGGCGCTCGCCTCTCCAGTAATGCGCCACAGGATACTGACCAACTTCCACGCCGAGTCGCAGAAGATCACGACCGACGAGATCATTCGCCGGCTCCTTCAAACGGTGCCGACGCCGAAGTCCGGCTTGTAG
- a CDS encoding glutamine amidotransferase produces MTAIFEFLFKYRPFLFEKGTIALRPPWPMLLTWVLAAAALAVSWFLYRRSVRTLPPSWKYILAGLRAVPLLVLIAIFLQPVLILHSVIPQKGFVAVVYDLSKSMEIRDGSGGQARLEVERQLLRPDGNPMLDELARKFKVRFFRFSGSAERVESFQDQPKHGNVTDLARALDQVTGELGSAPISGIVLITDGADNHSKDLNATAAQLRARNIPVYPIGIGSPSFSRDTEVLRVITPRKVLKDSLIEADVAVRSKGYAGRTTRLVVKEGDRLVHSQEIMLGSDDEVKTFKVNFSSESAGPKLFSFRVEPFPDEVVSENNDQSALVRVENEQPYLLYTDGEPRWAYAFLRRSVQDDKSLRLVTFLRQANGKFTHQGVDTQAGLEKSFPVDKPELFKYKGLILGSAEASFFTFDQLRMISDFVSQRGGGLLMIGGKNSFGQGGYVNTPLEDALPIALRPGQGNAPVPGYQDSEFKAELTSYGLEHPATRLSMDEQANRKRWAAAPPLVGINPTGAPKPGATVLAQSSVRDVTGQYPVLLAFQRFGRGKSMALTTDSTWRWRMEQEYKNNFHDLFWKQLLRWLVNEVPDQVNLDTDRHSYSPDESVVVRAEVNDESFMRLNNAQVTARVRAPSGASSTVPLIWDLSKEGQYSATYNAQEEGIYEVTAEAFRGSRSLGIARANFRIADSLEEYHNANLNSDLLKKLAADSGGHYYTASGTRTLPEDISYSDTGASRLEEKELWDMPIFFLLLAGAASAEWILRKRKGLA; encoded by the coding sequence ATGACAGCTATCTTTGAGTTTTTATTCAAATACCGTCCTTTCCTGTTCGAAAAAGGCACGATCGCGCTCCGGCCGCCGTGGCCGATGCTGCTGACCTGGGTGCTGGCAGCAGCCGCGCTCGCAGTTTCGTGGTTTCTATACCGCCGCTCGGTGCGCACACTCCCGCCGTCATGGAAGTATATTCTGGCCGGTCTGCGCGCTGTGCCGCTCCTGGTTTTGATCGCGATTTTCCTGCAGCCGGTTCTCATTCTCCACTCTGTGATTCCGCAGAAAGGCTTTGTTGCCGTCGTCTACGATTTAAGCAAGAGCATGGAGATTCGGGACGGCTCCGGAGGGCAAGCGCGCCTGGAGGTCGAACGGCAACTGCTTCGTCCCGATGGCAATCCCATGCTGGATGAGCTGGCGCGCAAGTTTAAGGTCCGCTTTTTCCGCTTCTCGGGATCGGCGGAACGAGTCGAGAGTTTCCAGGATCAACCGAAGCACGGAAATGTCACCGATCTGGCACGCGCCTTGGATCAGGTGACCGGCGAACTCGGGAGCGCCCCGATTTCGGGTATCGTACTGATCACTGATGGTGCAGACAACCACTCGAAGGACCTCAATGCGACTGCGGCACAACTGCGCGCGCGCAACATTCCCGTGTATCCCATCGGGATTGGATCCCCGAGCTTCTCACGCGACACCGAAGTCCTGCGAGTGATCACGCCCAGGAAAGTGCTCAAAGATTCCTTGATTGAGGCGGATGTTGCGGTGCGTTCCAAAGGGTATGCCGGGCGCACGACGCGCCTCGTGGTCAAGGAAGGGGATCGCCTGGTTCACAGCCAGGAAATCATGCTTGGCAGTGACGATGAGGTAAAGACATTCAAGGTCAATTTCAGCAGCGAATCCGCGGGACCGAAGCTGTTCTCGTTCCGAGTCGAGCCCTTTCCGGATGAAGTGGTTTCGGAAAACAACGATCAGAGTGCCCTGGTGCGAGTGGAAAACGAGCAACCCTACCTGCTTTATACCGACGGCGAGCCGCGCTGGGCTTATGCCTTTCTCAGGCGATCCGTTCAGGACGACAAAAGTCTTCGTCTGGTGACGTTTTTGCGGCAGGCAAACGGCAAATTCACGCATCAGGGTGTTGATACTCAAGCTGGTCTGGAGAAGTCCTTTCCGGTCGACAAGCCTGAGCTGTTCAAATACAAAGGTCTCATTCTCGGGAGCGCCGAGGCGAGTTTCTTCACCTTCGATCAACTCCGCATGATTTCGGACTTCGTGAGCCAGCGGGGAGGGGGCCTGCTCATGATCGGAGGCAAGAATTCCTTCGGGCAGGGAGGCTATGTCAACACGCCGCTGGAGGATGCCCTTCCGATAGCCCTGCGTCCCGGCCAGGGAAATGCCCCTGTGCCCGGCTATCAGGACAGCGAGTTTAAGGCCGAGCTGACCAGCTACGGGCTGGAGCATCCGGCGACCCGGCTCTCAATGGACGAGCAGGCGAACAGGAAGAGATGGGCGGCCGCACCTCCGCTGGTCGGTATCAATCCGACGGGCGCGCCCAAGCCGGGCGCGACGGTCCTGGCTCAATCATCCGTGCGCGATGTGACCGGCCAGTATCCTGTGCTTCTTGCCTTTCAGCGCTTCGGCCGGGGTAAATCCATGGCACTGACGACCGACTCCACCTGGCGCTGGCGCATGGAGCAGGAGTATAAAAACAACTTCCACGACCTGTTCTGGAAGCAGCTGCTGCGCTGGCTGGTAAACGAGGTGCCCGATCAGGTCAACCTGGATACCGACAGGCATTCCTACTCTCCGGATGAGAGTGTGGTTGTGCGCGCGGAGGTGAACGACGAATCGTTCATGCGCCTCAACAACGCGCAGGTCACTGCGCGGGTGAGGGCTCCATCCGGCGCGTCAAGCACCGTGCCTCTCATCTGGGATCTGAGCAAAGAGGGGCAGTACTCGGCCACCTACAACGCGCAGGAGGAGGGGATCTACGAGGTGACGGCAGAGGCTTTCCGCGGCAGCCGAAGCTTGGGGATCGCCCGCGCCAACTTCCGCATCGCCGACTCCCTCGAGGAATACCACAATGCCAACCTGAATTCCGACCTGCTCAAGAAGCTCGCGGCCGATTCCGGCGGGCATTACTACACAGCGAGCGGCACGCGCACTCTGCCTGAGGACATCTCTTACTCTGACACGGGTGCGTCGCGCCTCGAGGAAAAAGAGCTCTGGGACATGCCGATTTTCTTCCTGCTGTTGGCGGGGGCCGCGTCGGCCGAGTGGATCCTGAGAAAGCGCAAGGGGCTTGCATGA
- a CDS encoding tetratricopeptide repeat protein: MARAQGAAEAKAALRAGDYAQARSGFEAALRARPGQEGSQVGLLQTLRETGAYAEACKRGDEFLKPGVTSAALQLERGRSARAVGDYAGAEEHLRRALVPGALRRTVAAELADLLETVGRASDANALWDGLLDEYRHGSVTGSQDLGIIALAAWRRGYIQDAKDIFIDATGTNPGPETPLEALSNFGYLFLDKYDGTDAISVFRDCLKINKSYPAALVGMALAKQYENSNQVEVFTHTALEINPNFVPALNLLAELRIQEELYDEALRQIQLALAVNPRDLESLSLQAIYHQIREDARGFAQVEKKILEINPSYGGLYHTIAESLVMRRKYQQAVEFDRKAVALSPKLFPAYASLGMNLMRVGDLKEGRAMVQQAFDGDPFNVWAFNTLDLLDQMDKFGTVRSEHFVFKMAKEDMPILPPYATKLAEEAYARLTERYGFDPAGPLQIEMFPDQGGFAVRALGLPELGALGVCFGKVVALDSPRAREAGDFNWGTTLWHEFTHVITLQMTKHNIPRWFSEGLSVYEEQKARPGWGDDLTAAFVMAYKDGKLLKVSELNAGMMRPQYPQQVELSYYQAALFCSMVEEKFGFEKIKQSLALFAENRPAEEVFRQTLGWDAKTVDAQYAGFLDARLKALAARLDFQRVAAQAAAGGPPGKSELEALLRKNPEDFFANLQLGAQLRQAKSFTAAETYLKRAESLFPPFVEPGNPYQILGEMYLELGREEDALAQYVGWARYDENSTLALSRAAEIYRKRKDWTNAAKVLELSVYVDPYDPKVHAALGEAALEAENWPAAIAASQVLIGLNPPDPAAAHYNLARAFFGAGKKAEAKRETLRALEIAPTFEKAQQLLLKLNEKES, encoded by the coding sequence GTGGCCCGCGCCCAAGGCGCGGCAGAGGCGAAGGCGGCCTTGCGCGCCGGCGACTACGCCCAGGCGCGAAGTGGCTTCGAGGCGGCCTTGCGCGCGCGCCCGGGCCAGGAGGGAAGCCAGGTCGGGCTGCTGCAGACATTGCGTGAAACCGGTGCTTACGCGGAGGCGTGCAAACGGGGCGATGAATTCCTGAAGCCTGGTGTCACGTCAGCCGCCCTGCAGCTCGAGCGCGGGCGCTCGGCGCGCGCGGTCGGCGATTATGCCGGAGCAGAAGAGCATTTGCGCCGCGCACTCGTGCCGGGAGCATTGCGGCGCACGGTGGCGGCTGAACTGGCGGATCTGCTGGAGACAGTGGGCCGGGCATCGGACGCCAATGCACTCTGGGACGGACTCCTCGACGAGTACCGCCACGGGAGCGTGACCGGCAGCCAGGACCTCGGCATCATCGCACTCGCCGCCTGGCGCCGGGGCTATATTCAGGATGCCAAGGATATTTTCATCGATGCCACCGGAACCAATCCGGGGCCCGAAACGCCGCTGGAGGCCCTCAGCAATTTCGGCTATCTGTTTCTGGACAAGTACGACGGCACCGACGCAATCAGCGTGTTCCGGGATTGCCTGAAGATCAACAAGTCCTATCCCGCTGCGCTTGTCGGCATGGCGCTGGCGAAGCAGTACGAAAACAGCAACCAGGTTGAGGTTTTCACGCACACCGCTCTGGAGATCAATCCCAATTTTGTGCCGGCGCTGAACCTCCTTGCCGAACTGCGGATCCAGGAGGAACTTTACGACGAGGCCCTGCGTCAGATCCAGCTTGCCCTTGCCGTCAATCCTCGCGACCTCGAGTCGCTCAGTCTTCAGGCGATCTATCACCAGATCCGCGAAGACGCACGCGGTTTCGCCCAGGTGGAGAAAAAGATTCTGGAAATCAACCCTTCCTACGGGGGCCTGTACCACACGATCGCGGAAAGCCTGGTGATGCGCAGGAAGTATCAACAAGCCGTGGAGTTTGATCGCAAAGCGGTGGCACTGAGCCCAAAGCTTTTCCCCGCATACGCGAGCCTGGGAATGAACCTTATGCGCGTCGGCGACCTCAAGGAAGGCCGCGCCATGGTGCAGCAGGCCTTTGATGGCGATCCCTTCAACGTCTGGGCCTTCAACACACTGGACCTGCTGGACCAGATGGACAAGTTTGGAACCGTGCGCAGTGAGCATTTTGTCTTCAAGATGGCGAAAGAAGACATGCCGATCCTGCCGCCGTATGCGACGAAGCTCGCCGAAGAGGCCTACGCACGGCTGACGGAGCGCTACGGCTTCGACCCGGCAGGGCCCTTGCAGATCGAAATGTTCCCCGACCAGGGCGGATTTGCCGTGCGCGCGCTCGGTTTGCCGGAACTCGGCGCCCTGGGTGTCTGCTTCGGTAAAGTGGTCGCTCTCGATTCGCCGCGCGCGCGCGAAGCCGGCGACTTCAACTGGGGCACGACGTTGTGGCACGAGTTCACCCACGTTATCACGCTGCAGATGACAAAACACAACATCCCGCGCTGGTTTTCAGAAGGGCTCTCAGTTTATGAAGAGCAGAAAGCTCGCCCCGGGTGGGGCGACGATCTCACAGCTGCGTTCGTGATGGCATATAAGGATGGAAAGCTGTTGAAGGTGAGCGAGCTGAACGCCGGCATGATGCGCCCGCAGTATCCCCAGCAGGTCGAGCTTTCGTATTACCAGGCGGCGCTTTTCTGCAGCATGGTGGAAGAGAAATTCGGGTTTGAGAAGATCAAGCAGTCGCTGGCCCTGTTTGCGGAGAACAGGCCGGCGGAGGAAGTGTTCCGCCAGACGCTCGGTTGGGATGCGAAGACCGTGGATGCGCAGTACGCCGGTTTTCTGGATGCGCGGCTGAAAGCACTTGCAGCGCGGCTCGATTTCCAGAGGGTTGCGGCCCAAGCGGCTGCCGGGGGTCCGCCCGGCAAATCGGAGTTGGAGGCCCTGCTCAGGAAAAACCCGGAGGATTTCTTTGCCAACCTGCAACTGGGTGCTCAGTTGCGCCAGGCGAAATCCTTCACGGCGGCCGAGACTTATCTAAAAAGGGCAGAGAGCCTGTTCCCCCCTTTTGTCGAGCCGGGGAATCCCTATCAGATCCTGGGCGAGATGTATCTGGAACTTGGGCGCGAAGAGGATGCCCTTGCGCAGTATGTCGGCTGGGCGCGCTATGACGAGAATTCCACCCTGGCCCTCAGCCGCGCGGCCGAGATTTACCGCAAGCGGAAGGATTGGACAAATGCGGCGAAGGTCCTCGAGTTGTCCGTCTACGTCGATCCCTATGATCCCAAGGTGCATGCGGCGCTTGGGGAGGCTGCACTGGAGGCTGAGAACTGGCCCGCAGCGATTGCGGCATCTCAGGTTCTTATCGGGCTGAATCCGCCCGATCCCGCCGCGGCCCACTACAATCTTGCGCGGGCATTTTTCGGCGCGGGGAAGAAGGCGGAGGCGAAGCGCGAGACGCTGCGCGCGCTCGAAATTGCGCCGACGTTCGAGAAGGCACAACAGCTGCTTTTGAAGCTGAATGAAAAAGAGTCATAG
- a CDS encoding DUF58 domain-containing protein — translation MIHVQSTAPQPTRFIDPATLTRISSLELVARTVVEGFISGLHRSPHLGFSVNFAEYRHYRPGDDIRKIDWKVFGRTDRFYVKEYEGETNTGVNLVLDCSRSMAYGSQGITKLEYGQFLTACLAYFAFKQRDSVGFSAYDDRVRELVPARGSIGHLNTVLHAIERLHPEARSSFARPLVEVADRLRRRGMVIVVSDLYDDAEQVMIGLRNLAFRGNDVIVFHVLDPAELRFEFDKSAQFVDMETYEEMHVIPDFLRHEYLKLIRGQIAVYEKECQKDRMDYMLIDTSQPLDQALFTYLARRSQLY, via the coding sequence ATGATACACGTTCAATCGACAGCCCCGCAACCGACGCGATTCATTGATCCGGCCACCTTGACTCGCATTTCCAGCCTCGAGCTGGTGGCGCGCACGGTTGTGGAGGGATTCATCTCCGGACTGCATCGATCACCCCACCTGGGCTTCAGTGTGAACTTTGCCGAGTACCGGCACTACCGGCCCGGCGATGACATCCGCAAGATCGATTGGAAGGTTTTTGGGCGCACCGACCGGTTCTACGTCAAGGAGTACGAGGGAGAGACGAACACGGGCGTGAATCTGGTTCTGGACTGCAGCCGTTCCATGGCTTACGGCAGCCAGGGCATCACGAAGCTCGAGTACGGCCAGTTCCTGACAGCCTGTCTCGCCTACTTTGCTTTCAAACAGCGTGACAGCGTAGGATTTTCCGCTTACGACGACCGCGTTCGGGAGCTCGTGCCCGCCCGCGGCAGCATAGGCCACCTGAACACGGTCCTCCATGCGATCGAGCGTCTTCATCCCGAGGCACGGAGCAGCTTTGCCCGGCCCCTGGTCGAAGTTGCCGACCGGCTGCGCCGGCGCGGAATGGTGATCGTGGTTTCGGACCTCTATGACGATGCCGAACAAGTGATGATCGGGCTGCGGAACCTCGCTTTCCGCGGTAACGATGTCATCGTGTTCCACGTTCTGGATCCGGCCGAGCTGCGTTTTGAATTCGACAAGAGCGCCCAGTTCGTCGATATGGAAACTTACGAGGAGATGCACGTGATTCCGGACTTCCTGCGCCATGAATATCTGAAACTCATCCGGGGCCAGATCGCAGTCTACGAGAAGGAGTGCCAGAAAGACCGGATGGATTATATGCTCATCGATACTTCTCAACCGCTGGACCAGGCCCTGTTTACATACCTGGCACGGCGTTCGCAACTGTACTGA
- a CDS encoding BatA domain-containing protein, with protein MSFVTPLFALGALATAVPILLHLIKRESAQKIEFPTLMFLRKINKRIIRYQKLRHLLLLLVRILALLLLVVAFMRPFRDQPQAAAATGRVTSAHVILLDNSMSMAYGDRWDRARRSAADIVRRAAPGDKVSVIEFSDQTKVLTLPATDFGVVLDAIDKLTELTDRPTRYGQALKIAEKAVLDSGAGKHVIHLISDFQKSGWATDEHDFRLGSGVELQCTDVGSDQFSNLALGEVQVLEGEEDKGGGLKIRFSIVNFGTEDRNGSRVTLAVDDRVVTEKLVDVAKGAVQGVEFQLPGLTAGVHNVALEVADPRLTRDNRFAMTLEARAKVPVLSVESPNAGRGGRPGSFFLANALNISALSPYHLSAITPRQFDTLGAITGGLLIWNNTSGGGAAVQKRLQDFVKGGGGLIVVLADNSLAADFSRTFGNWLPIKVEETAGNTGRHPGAGGSDDYALLTDLLMDHPIFRPFNEPHSGSFSSARFYKHARLAVSVGGQILARFDDGDPALVAVEVDKGRVLVLASSADDNTNDLPVKAVFAPFWHQILRYLENFRQERQWLDVGDTIAPKKLLVEAAVRQGKGNVNLNQAIVVMDPAKHRIQMAPGSDAVAVDMAGFYDIRTPNLNTSVAVNPALRESDLAHGNAEEMAAGWVSTETRAAPVTSPDELPTAEEQDKRVRFWRYLLLGALALLLIEGLLANRFILKPE; from the coding sequence ATGAGTTTCGTAACTCCACTGTTTGCGCTGGGGGCGTTGGCAACGGCGGTGCCCATCCTGCTTCATCTGATCAAGCGGGAGAGTGCCCAGAAAATCGAGTTCCCGACGCTGATGTTCCTGCGCAAGATAAACAAGAGGATCATCCGCTATCAGAAGCTGCGGCACCTGCTGCTGCTGCTCGTCCGTATCCTTGCACTTCTGTTGCTGGTGGTGGCCTTCATGCGTCCGTTCCGGGATCAGCCTCAAGCCGCGGCGGCGACCGGCCGGGTGACCAGCGCCCACGTCATTCTGCTCGACAATTCTATGAGCATGGCCTACGGCGACCGTTGGGATCGAGCCCGCAGATCGGCGGCTGACATCGTGCGCCGTGCTGCTCCGGGTGACAAGGTCTCCGTCATCGAGTTTTCGGATCAAACAAAGGTGTTGACCCTTCCGGCCACTGATTTCGGCGTCGTCCTGGATGCCATCGACAAACTCACCGAGCTGACCGACCGTCCGACCCGCTACGGCCAGGCGCTCAAAATTGCCGAGAAAGCAGTCCTCGACTCGGGTGCAGGAAAACACGTCATTCATTTGATCTCCGATTTCCAAAAGAGCGGCTGGGCCACGGACGAACATGATTTTCGCCTCGGCTCCGGCGTCGAGCTGCAGTGCACGGATGTCGGTTCGGATCAGTTCAGCAATCTTGCGCTCGGAGAAGTGCAGGTACTTGAAGGCGAAGAGGACAAAGGAGGAGGGCTCAAGATCCGATTCTCCATAGTCAATTTCGGCACCGAGGATCGCAATGGGTCGCGGGTGACGTTGGCGGTGGATGATCGCGTTGTGACGGAGAAGCTGGTGGATGTCGCCAAAGGCGCAGTCCAGGGGGTGGAGTTTCAACTGCCGGGCCTTACAGCCGGGGTTCACAACGTTGCGCTCGAAGTCGCAGACCCGCGCCTGACGCGGGACAACCGCTTCGCCATGACTCTGGAGGCGCGTGCCAAGGTCCCGGTTTTGTCGGTGGAGAGTCCCAATGCCGGCAGGGGTGGCCGCCCAGGCAGCTTTTTTCTAGCCAATGCCCTTAACATTTCTGCACTCTCTCCCTATCACCTCTCGGCAATCACGCCCCGGCAATTCGATACGTTGGGGGCGATCACGGGAGGATTGCTTATCTGGAACAATACCTCCGGCGGCGGCGCGGCGGTTCAGAAGAGACTGCAGGATTTTGTCAAAGGCGGCGGCGGTCTCATTGTTGTGCTGGCAGACAACTCCCTCGCCGCGGACTTCAGCCGCACCTTCGGGAACTGGCTTCCGATCAAGGTTGAGGAGACTGCCGGGAACACCGGGCGACATCCGGGCGCAGGGGGTTCGGATGACTATGCTTTGCTGACCGATCTCCTCATGGATCATCCGATCTTCCGTCCTTTTAATGAGCCCCACTCGGGATCCTTTTCCAGCGCCAGATTTTACAAGCACGCCCGACTCGCGGTTTCGGTCGGAGGGCAGATACTCGCCCGTTTCGACGACGGCGATCCCGCCCTGGTGGCGGTGGAAGTGGACAAGGGGCGCGTGCTCGTTCTGGCGTCCTCCGCCGATGACAACACCAACGATTTGCCGGTCAAGGCCGTGTTTGCTCCCTTCTGGCACCAGATTCTGCGCTACCTCGAGAACTTTCGACAGGAGCGCCAGTGGCTGGACGTGGGGGACACGATCGCTCCCAAGAAACTTCTTGTGGAGGCGGCCGTCCGCCAGGGGAAAGGCAACGTGAATCTGAATCAGGCGATTGTGGTCATGGACCCCGCCAAGCACCGCATCCAGATGGCCCCCGGATCAGATGCGGTGGCGGTGGATATGGCAGGGTTCTATGACATCCGCACTCCGAACCTGAACACCAGCGTCGCGGTCAATCCGGCTCTGCGGGAATCGGATCTCGCCCACGGCAACGCGGAAGAAATGGCGGCCGGCTGGGTGTCGACGGAAACGAGGGCGGCGCCGGTGACTTCACCCGACGAGCTGCCGACCGCGGAAGAACAGGACAAAAGAGTTCGTTTTTGGCGCTACCTACTTTTGGGCGCCCTGGCGCTGCTGCTCATTGAGGGCCTTTTGGCCAATCGCTTCATATTGAAGCCGGAATAA
- a CDS encoding DUF4159 domain-containing protein: MKISGQRDAWRRLEDGAAGRFLRRKAVWPILAMALISAGGWWAYAQRELPRKESKFTFARVQFSYPPSFHWRGGIGDPNGPPWSHDFPRSEENLMKIMSEVTKVDVNPGGHIFTFQTDDCFKYPIAYLCEVGYITLSDQEAHNMREYLLRGGFLIVDDFRGSREMYNFIDEMRIVFPDRALEELPHDHPIFTCFYDLRNIYIEPPYQRNQRPAYYGMYDDNKRLMMVVDYNNDVSEYWEWSADPFYKIEDTNEAFKYGVNYIMYALTH, encoded by the coding sequence GTGAAGATTTCCGGGCAAAGGGACGCGTGGCGCCGGCTTGAAGATGGCGCAGCCGGCCGATTCCTCAGGCGCAAGGCTGTCTGGCCGATCCTGGCAATGGCTCTGATTTCGGCCGGTGGCTGGTGGGCGTACGCCCAGCGGGAGTTGCCGCGCAAAGAAAGCAAGTTCACCTTTGCGCGCGTCCAGTTCTCCTACCCACCGTCATTCCACTGGCGGGGAGGGATCGGCGATCCGAATGGCCCGCCCTGGAGCCATGATTTTCCCCGCTCCGAGGAAAATCTCATGAAGATCATGTCCGAGGTGACCAAGGTCGACGTCAACCCGGGCGGCCACATTTTCACCTTTCAAACCGACGATTGTTTCAAATATCCGATCGCGTATCTGTGCGAAGTGGGTTACATCACCCTTTCGGACCAAGAAGCCCACAACATGCGCGAGTATCTCCTCCGGGGCGGCTTTCTGATCGTGGACGATTTCCGGGGCTCGCGGGAAATGTACAATTTCATAGATGAGATGAGGATCGTCTTCCCGGATCGCGCTCTGGAGGAACTTCCCCACGACCACCCGATCTTCACCTGCTTTTACGACCTCAGGAACATCTATATCGAGCCGCCGTACCAGCGGAACCAGAGGCCGGCGTACTACGGAATGTATGACGATAACAAGCGCCTCATGATGGTGGTCGACTACAACAATGACGTCAGCGAGTACTGGGAATGGTCCGCCGATCCATTCTACAAAATCGAAGATACGAACGAAGCGTTCAAATACGGCGTCAACTACATCATGTACGCCTTGACGCATTAG